Proteins encoded within one genomic window of Pygocentrus nattereri isolate fPygNat1 chromosome 11, fPygNat1.pri, whole genome shotgun sequence:
- the mon2 gene encoding protein MON2 homolog isoform X1, with product MSTTSPEAVKKLLENMQTDLRSLSMECKKKFPPVKEAAESGIVKIKTIAARNTDILAALKENSSEVVQPFLMGCGTKEPKITQLCLAAIQRLMSHEVVSEAAAGNIINMLWQLMENGLEELKLLQTVLVLLTTNTVVHDEVLSKAIVLCFRLHFTKDNITNNTAAATVRQVVTVVFERMVAEDEKFKGMAEQPPAVQGNSNRRSVSTLRPSAKDAYMLFQDLCQLVNADAPYWLVGMTEMTRTFGLELLESVLNDFPGVFLQHQEFSFLLKERVCPLVIKLFSPNIKFRQGSSSSAASPAPVEKPYFPICMRLLRVVSVLIKHFYSLLVTECEIFLSLLVKFLDGEKPQWLRAVAVESVHRLCVQPHLLRSFCQSYDMKQHSTKVFRDIVNALGSFIQSLFIVPSVGNASSTNTPTGGSASSAQASAQGGTGATGGSGGLTTQAAFEYRGTWIPLMTVSVQGSAKATYLEMLDKVEPPSIPEGYAMSVAFSALLDLVRGITSMIERELAKEEEEAAARVGSEPAASAQSEDSSQEPQPHQVWEEMVSACWCGLLAALSLLLDASTDETATESILKAELTMASLCGRLGLVTPRDAFITAICKASLPPHYALTVLSSNAANLSSKTYSIQGQNVQIISPSSESHQQVVAVGQPLTSQPQGTVVLTAKNIQCMRTLLNLAHCHGAVLGTSWQLVLATLQHLVWILGLKPGVGGALKPGRAVEGPSTVLTTAVMTDLPVISSILSRLFESSQYLDDVSLHHLINALCSLSMEAMEMAYGNNKEPSLFAVAKLLETGLVNMDRIEILWRPLTAHLLEKVCQHPNARMREWGAEAVTSLIKAGLAYKHDPPLSQNQRLQLLLLNPLKELSNILHADIRQKQLECVLQILQSQGDSLGPGWPLVLGVIGAIRNDQGESLIRTAFQCLQLVVTDFLPTMPCTCLQIVVDVAGSFGLQNQELNISLTSIGLLWNISDYFFQRGEIITEELEKEEAVLLKQSRENGEPLNRPFHPAPPFDCLWLCLYAKLGELCVDPRPAVRKSAGQTMFSTIAAHGTLLQQATWHIVVWKVLFHLLDCVRKSSTTADKEKIESGGGNILIHHSRDTAEKQWAETWVLTLAGVARIFNTRRYLLQQLGDFFNAWEVLLDHIQSAALSKNNEVSLAALKSFQEILQLVTPVKDTDKPDALGAMDIPPVLMDPLTASGPGRPLPRSDSLAERLAQRYGAQPPPPPPGEEQDDSALWWSAWSTWYRTGIECTRPPSGGTDKLAFVPSQPFLTALIQIFPALYQHIAGGFSMEDLRKLGVILHGAVSVPISSDASPFILPSYTEAVLTSLQEAVLTALDVLQKAICVGPETLQVMYPAIFEQLLQFVEFSCKPPQYGKMETKHVANAKYNQIQLFAPAEWVALNYVPFAERSLEEVVDLYHKTACHKAVINEKVLQSIIKTLRMPLGLKYACPAESTWKLAVSSLLKVLSIGLPVARQQASSGKFDTMWPELANAFEDFLFTKSTPPDNLSIQEFQKNESIDVEVVQLISTEILPYANFIPKEFVGQIMAMLNKGSIHSQSSSFTEAEIDIRMREEFSKVCFETLLQFSFSNKASTPQEGYISRMALSVLLQRAQDVLRRYVEDERLSGRCPLPSALRMELECHPYRQQVTEIIFVLKAVSTLMDSLKKTQPENVDGNTWAQVIALYPTLVECITCSSPEVSSALKEALGPFKDLMQPPVSKVQNGES from the exons GCTGCAGAATCTGGTATTGTCAAGATTAAGACAATCGCTGCAAGAAACACCGACATCCTTGCAG CTCTAAAGGAGAATAGCTCAGAGGTAGTGCAGCCATTCCTTATGGGCTGTGGCACCAAGGAGCCCAAAATCACTCAGCTGTGTCTGGCTGCCATTCAGAGACTGATGTCCCACGAGGTGGTGTCAGAG GCAGCAGCGGGAAACATCATTAATATGTTGTGGCAGCTTATGGAGAATGGCCTTGAGGAGCTGAAGCTACTACAGACTGTTCTTGTACTGCTAACCACCAACACCGTAGTGCATGATGAGGTCCTATCAAAG GCTATTGTGTTGTGCTTTCGTCTCCACTTCACTAAAGAcaacatcaccaacaacacagcAGCAGCTACAGTCAGACAGGTTGTCACTGTGGTATTTGAGAGAATGGTTGCTGAGGACGAGAAATTCAAAG GCATGGCGGAACAGCCTCCTGCTGTCCAAGGCAATAGTAACCGCAGGTCTGTGAGCACCCTCAGACCAAGTGCTAAAGATGCCTACATGCTTTTCCAG GACCTGTGTCAGCTGGTAAACGCTGATGCGCCCTACTGGTTGGTGGGTATGACTGAAATGACCCGGACATTTGGACTGGAACTGTTGGAATCGGTTTTAAATGACTTCCCAGGGGTCTTTCTGCAG CACCAGGAGTTCAGTTTTCTGCTGAAGGAGCGTGTATGTCCTCTGGTGATCAAGCTCTTCTCTCCCAACATCAAGTTTCGGcagggcagcagcagcagtgctgcATCTCCCGCACCTGTTGAGAAGCCCTATTTCCCCATCTGTATGCGCCTGCTCCGCGttgtctcagtgctcatcaagCACTTCTACAGCTTGCTG GTGACAGAGTGTGAAATTTTCCTGTCCCTGCTAGTTAAGTTTCTGGATGGAGAGAAGCCTCAGTGGCTAAGAGCTGTGGCTGTGGAGTCGGTACACCGGCTATGTGTTCAGCCACACCTGCTACG ATCTTTTTGCCAGTCATATGACATGAAGCAGCACTCCACCAAAGTGTTCAGAGACATTGTCAATGCCCTTGGCTCCTTCATCCAGTCTCTATTCATTGTACCCAGTGTGGGAAACGCCTCCTCTACCAACACGCCCACAG GTGGTTCAGCATCTAGTGCTCAGGCATCAGCTCAGGGCGGCACAGGAGCAACAGGGGGCAGTGGGGGATTGACCACTCAGGCTGCCTTTGAGTACCGTGGCACCTGGATCCCTCTAATGACTGTCAGTGTGCAGGGCAGTGCCAAGGCCACCTA TCTGGAGATGCTAGATAAGGTGGAGCCACCTTCCATCCCTGAGGGCTATGCCATGTCTGTGGCCTTTAGTGCCCTGCTGGACCTGGTCCGGGGCATCACCTCTATGATCGAGAGAGAGCTGGctaaagaggaagaggaggccgCAGCCAGGGTCGGCTCAGAGCCTGCTGCCTCAGCACAGAGTGAGGACAGCTCACAGGAACCAC AACCTCATCAGGTATGGGAGGAGATGGTGAGTGCATGCTGGTGTGGTCTGCTGGCAGCCCTGTCTCTCCTACTGGATGCTAG taCGGATGAGACTGCCACCGAGAGCATCCTTAAGGCTGAGTTGACGATGGCGTCTCTGTGTGGTCGCCTTGGTTTGGTGACTCCTCGAGATGCGTTCATCACAGCCATCTGCAAAGCCTCACTGCCTCCGCATTACGCTCTCACAGTCCTCAGCAGTAACGCGGCCAACCTCTCCAGCAAAA CATACTCTATCCAAGGCCAGAATGTGCAAATAATCAGTCCATCCAGTGAGTCTCATCAGCAGGTGGTGGCAGTGGGACAGCCCCTCACATCACAACCCCAGGGCACTGTAGTG ctcacagccaaaaacatccagtgtaTGCGGACTCTCTTGAACCTGGCTCATTGCCACGGGGCTGTATTGGGAACCTCCTGGCAGCTTGTGCTTGCTACCCTGCAG CATCTGGTATGGATTCTGGGTCTAAAACCAGGAGTTGGAGGAGCGTTGAAGCCTGGCAGAGCGGTTGAGGGTCCGAGTACT GTTCTTACAACTGCTGTAATGACTGACCTGCCCGTCATCTCCAGCATCCTCTCCAGACTCTTTGAAAGCTCACA GTACTTGGATGATGTCTCCCTCCATCACTTGATCAATGCCTTGTGTTCCCTGTCCATGGAAGCTATGGAGATGGCATATGGAAATAACAAG GAACCGTCTCTGTTTGCAGTCGCTAAGCTGTTGGAAACGGGCCTGGTGAATATGGACCGTATAGAGATCTTGTGGAGACCCCTAACTGCACATCTACTGGAG AAG gtgtgCCAGCACCCTAATGCTCGTATGAGGGAGTGGGGAGCCGAGGCTGTTACGTCTCTAATCAAAGCTGGCCTTGCCTACAAGCATGACCCTCCCCTGTCTCAGAACCAG AGGCTGCAGCTGTTGTTGTTGAACCCTCTGAAGGAGCTGTCTAACATACTGCATGCTGACATCAGGCAGAAACAGCTCGAATGTGTTCTGCAGATTCTGCAGAGTCAAGGAGATAGCCTTGGTCCAGGCTGGCCTCTAGTGCTGGGGGTCATCGGAGCAATCCGCAATGATCAGGG TGAATCCTTAATCCGAACAGCCTTCCAATGTCTCCAGTTGGTGGTGACTGACTTTTTACCCACCATGCCTTGTACGTGCCTCCAGATCGTCGTGGATGTAGCTGGCAGCTTTGGTCTTCAAAACCAGGAACTGAATATCAGCCTGACCTCTATAGGGCTTTTG TGGAACATTTCAGACTATTTCTTCCAGCGGGGAGAGATCATTACAGAGGAGCTAGAAAAGGAGGAGGCTGTTCTGCTAAAACAGTCCCGAGAGAACGGAGAGCCTCTGAACAGACCCTTTCATCCTGCTCCCCCGTTCGACTGTCTGTGGTTGTGTCTCTACGCCAAGCTGGGAGAACTGTGTGTAGATCCTCGGCCTGCCGTCAGGAAAAGTGCTGGACAAACAATGTTCTCAACTATTGCTGCCCATGGAACCCTGCTGCAGCAGGCCACGTGGCACATAGTGGTGTGGAAG GTGCTTTTTCACTTACTGGACTGCGTGAGGAAGTCTTCCACCACTGCAGATAAGGAGAAGATTGAATCAGGTGGCGGAAACATCCTCATCCACCACTCACGGGACACTGCAGAGAAACAATGGGCAGAGACTTGGGTGCTGACCTTAGCTGGCGTTGCTCGCATCTTTAACACCAGGAGATACCTGCTCCAGCAACTGG GTGATTTCTTCAATGCCTGGGAGGTCTTACTGGACCACATTCAGTCAGCAGCACTtagcaaaaacaatgaagtatcCCTCGCTGCCCTTAAGAGTTTTCAGGAGATCCTCCAGCTGGTCACACCTGTTAAAGACACGGACAAGCCAGATGCTCTGGGTGCTATGGACATTCCCCCTGTGCTCATGGACCCACTCACGGCATCAGGCCCTGGCAGACCCCTGCCTCGCTCAGACTCTCTCGCTGAGCGACTGGCTCAACGCTACGGTGCCCAGCCTCCACCGCCTCCACCTGGAGAGGAGCAGGACGACTCTGCCCTCTGGTGGTCAGCATGGAGCACTTGGTACCGAACAGGGATTGAATGCACGAGGCCTCCGAGTGGTGGCACAGATAAACTAGCCTTTGTGCCCAGTCAGCCCTTTCTAACAGCGCTGATCCAGATTTTTCCTGCCCTCTACCAGCACATAGCAGGCGGATTTAGCATGGAGGACTTGCGCAAGTTGGGGGTCATACTGCATGGAGCAGTGTCTGTACCCATAAGCTCAGACGCTTCCCCCTTTATTCTGCCCTCCTACACAGAGGCAGTGCTCACTAGTCTACAGGAGGCTGTACTCACAGCACTGGATGTGCTGCAGAAG GCAATCTGTGTTGGTCCTGAGACCCTGCAGGTGATGTACCCTGCTATCTTTGAGCAGCTCCTACAGTTTGTCGAGTTCTCTTGCAAGCCGCCACAGTACGGCAAAATGGAAACCAAGCATGTGGCTAATGCTAAATATAATCAG ATCCAACTGTTTGCACCG GCAGAATGGGTGGCCTTAAATTATGTGCCGTTTGCTGAGAGGTCTCTTGAGGAGGTGGTAGACCTGTATCACAAAACTGCCTGCCACAAAGCTGTCATTAATGAGAAAGTGTTACAGAGCATCATTAAG ACTCTGAGAATGCCCTTGGGGCTGAAGTATGCCTGTCCTGCAGAGAGCACCTGGAAGCTGGCAGTTTCCTCTCTGCTCAAAGTTCTCTCCATTGGCCTCCCTGTCGCCCGGCAGCAGGCCTCCTCGGGCAAGTTTGACACTATGTGGCCCGAGCTAGCCAATGCCTTTGAGGACTTCCTCTTCACCAAAAG CACACCTCCTGATAACCTGTCCATTCAAGAGTTCCAGAAGAATGAGTCCATTGATGTTGAG GTGGTGCAGTTGATTAGCACAGAGATTTTGCCCTATGCCAATTTCATCCCCAAAGAGTTTGTAGGTCAGATCATGGCCATGCTCAACAAAGGATCCATCCACTCCCAGTCCTCTTCCTTTACAG agGCAGAGATTGATATCCGGATGCGGGAGGAGTTCTCTAAAGTGTGCTTTGAGACCCTCTTGCAGTTTTCCTTCAGTAATAAAGCAAGTACACCACAGGAGGGCTATATCTCGCGCATGGCtctctcagtgttgctgcagagAGCACAGGACGTGCTCCGCAGATATGTCGAGGACGAGAGACTCAGCGGACGCTGCCCACTGCCTAG TGCACTCAGGATGGAGCTAGAATGCCATCCGTACAG gCAACAAGTGACAGAAATCATTTTTGTCTTAAAAGCTGTTAGCACGCTCATGGATTCCCTCAAAAAGACACAACCTGAGAATG TGGATGGGAATACCTGGGCTCAGGTGATTGCTCTATACCCCACGCTGGTGGAGTGTATCACCTGCTCTTCTCCCGAGGTCAGCTCTGCTCTGAAGGAGGCTCTGGGGCCTTTCAAAGACTTAATGCAGCCGCCAGTGTCCAAAGTGCAGAATGGGGAGTCGTGA
- the mon2 gene encoding protein MON2 homolog isoform X2: MSTTSPEAVKKLLENMQTDLRSLSMECKKKFPPVKEAAESGIVKIKTIAARNTDILAALKENSSEVVQPFLMGCGTKEPKITQLCLAAIQRLMSHEVVSEAAAGNIINMLWQLMENGLEELKLLQTVLVLLTTNTVVHDEVLSKAIVLCFRLHFTKDNITNNTAAATVRQVVTVVFERMVAEDEKFKGMAEQPPAVQGNSNRRSVSTLRPSAKDAYMLFQDLCQLVNADAPYWLVGMTEMTRTFGLELLESVLNDFPGVFLQHQEFSFLLKERVCPLVIKLFSPNIKFRQGSSSSAASPAPVEKPYFPICMRLLRVVSVLIKHFYSLLVTECEIFLSLLVKFLDGEKPQWLRAVAVESVHRLCVQPHLLRSFCQSYDMKQHSTKVFRDIVNALGSFIQSLFIVPSVGNASSTNTPTGGSASSAQASAQGGTGATGGSGGLTTQAAFEYRGTWIPLMTVSVQGSAKATYLEMLDKVEPPSIPEGYAMSVAFSALLDLVRGITSMIERELAKEEEEAAARVGSEPAASAQSEDSSQEPQPHQVWEEMVSACWCGLLAALSLLLDASTDETATESILKAELTMASLCGRLGLVTPRDAFITAICKASLPPHYALTVLSSNAANLSSKTYSIQGQNVQIISPSSESHQQVVAVGQPLTSQPQGTVVLTAKNIQCMRTLLNLAHCHGAVLGTSWQLVLATLQHLVWILGLKPGVGGALKPGRAVEGPSTVLTTAVMTDLPVISSILSRLFESSQYLDDVSLHHLINALCSLSMEAMEMAYGNNKEPSLFAVAKLLETGLVNMDRIEILWRPLTAHLLEVCQHPNARMREWGAEAVTSLIKAGLAYKHDPPLSQNQRLQLLLLNPLKELSNILHADIRQKQLECVLQILQSQGDSLGPGWPLVLGVIGAIRNDQGESLIRTAFQCLQLVVTDFLPTMPCTCLQIVVDVAGSFGLQNQELNISLTSIGLLWNISDYFFQRGEIITEELEKEEAVLLKQSRENGEPLNRPFHPAPPFDCLWLCLYAKLGELCVDPRPAVRKSAGQTMFSTIAAHGTLLQQATWHIVVWKVLFHLLDCVRKSSTTADKEKIESGGGNILIHHSRDTAEKQWAETWVLTLAGVARIFNTRRYLLQQLGDFFNAWEVLLDHIQSAALSKNNEVSLAALKSFQEILQLVTPVKDTDKPDALGAMDIPPVLMDPLTASGPGRPLPRSDSLAERLAQRYGAQPPPPPPGEEQDDSALWWSAWSTWYRTGIECTRPPSGGTDKLAFVPSQPFLTALIQIFPALYQHIAGGFSMEDLRKLGVILHGAVSVPISSDASPFILPSYTEAVLTSLQEAVLTALDVLQKAICVGPETLQVMYPAIFEQLLQFVEFSCKPPQYGKMETKHVANAKYNQIQLFAPAEWVALNYVPFAERSLEEVVDLYHKTACHKAVINEKVLQSIIKTLRMPLGLKYACPAESTWKLAVSSLLKVLSIGLPVARQQASSGKFDTMWPELANAFEDFLFTKSTPPDNLSIQEFQKNESIDVEVVQLISTEILPYANFIPKEFVGQIMAMLNKGSIHSQSSSFTEAEIDIRMREEFSKVCFETLLQFSFSNKASTPQEGYISRMALSVLLQRAQDVLRRYVEDERLSGRCPLPSALRMELECHPYRQQVTEIIFVLKAVSTLMDSLKKTQPENVDGNTWAQVIALYPTLVECITCSSPEVSSALKEALGPFKDLMQPPVSKVQNGES; this comes from the exons GCTGCAGAATCTGGTATTGTCAAGATTAAGACAATCGCTGCAAGAAACACCGACATCCTTGCAG CTCTAAAGGAGAATAGCTCAGAGGTAGTGCAGCCATTCCTTATGGGCTGTGGCACCAAGGAGCCCAAAATCACTCAGCTGTGTCTGGCTGCCATTCAGAGACTGATGTCCCACGAGGTGGTGTCAGAG GCAGCAGCGGGAAACATCATTAATATGTTGTGGCAGCTTATGGAGAATGGCCTTGAGGAGCTGAAGCTACTACAGACTGTTCTTGTACTGCTAACCACCAACACCGTAGTGCATGATGAGGTCCTATCAAAG GCTATTGTGTTGTGCTTTCGTCTCCACTTCACTAAAGAcaacatcaccaacaacacagcAGCAGCTACAGTCAGACAGGTTGTCACTGTGGTATTTGAGAGAATGGTTGCTGAGGACGAGAAATTCAAAG GCATGGCGGAACAGCCTCCTGCTGTCCAAGGCAATAGTAACCGCAGGTCTGTGAGCACCCTCAGACCAAGTGCTAAAGATGCCTACATGCTTTTCCAG GACCTGTGTCAGCTGGTAAACGCTGATGCGCCCTACTGGTTGGTGGGTATGACTGAAATGACCCGGACATTTGGACTGGAACTGTTGGAATCGGTTTTAAATGACTTCCCAGGGGTCTTTCTGCAG CACCAGGAGTTCAGTTTTCTGCTGAAGGAGCGTGTATGTCCTCTGGTGATCAAGCTCTTCTCTCCCAACATCAAGTTTCGGcagggcagcagcagcagtgctgcATCTCCCGCACCTGTTGAGAAGCCCTATTTCCCCATCTGTATGCGCCTGCTCCGCGttgtctcagtgctcatcaagCACTTCTACAGCTTGCTG GTGACAGAGTGTGAAATTTTCCTGTCCCTGCTAGTTAAGTTTCTGGATGGAGAGAAGCCTCAGTGGCTAAGAGCTGTGGCTGTGGAGTCGGTACACCGGCTATGTGTTCAGCCACACCTGCTACG ATCTTTTTGCCAGTCATATGACATGAAGCAGCACTCCACCAAAGTGTTCAGAGACATTGTCAATGCCCTTGGCTCCTTCATCCAGTCTCTATTCATTGTACCCAGTGTGGGAAACGCCTCCTCTACCAACACGCCCACAG GTGGTTCAGCATCTAGTGCTCAGGCATCAGCTCAGGGCGGCACAGGAGCAACAGGGGGCAGTGGGGGATTGACCACTCAGGCTGCCTTTGAGTACCGTGGCACCTGGATCCCTCTAATGACTGTCAGTGTGCAGGGCAGTGCCAAGGCCACCTA TCTGGAGATGCTAGATAAGGTGGAGCCACCTTCCATCCCTGAGGGCTATGCCATGTCTGTGGCCTTTAGTGCCCTGCTGGACCTGGTCCGGGGCATCACCTCTATGATCGAGAGAGAGCTGGctaaagaggaagaggaggccgCAGCCAGGGTCGGCTCAGAGCCTGCTGCCTCAGCACAGAGTGAGGACAGCTCACAGGAACCAC AACCTCATCAGGTATGGGAGGAGATGGTGAGTGCATGCTGGTGTGGTCTGCTGGCAGCCCTGTCTCTCCTACTGGATGCTAG taCGGATGAGACTGCCACCGAGAGCATCCTTAAGGCTGAGTTGACGATGGCGTCTCTGTGTGGTCGCCTTGGTTTGGTGACTCCTCGAGATGCGTTCATCACAGCCATCTGCAAAGCCTCACTGCCTCCGCATTACGCTCTCACAGTCCTCAGCAGTAACGCGGCCAACCTCTCCAGCAAAA CATACTCTATCCAAGGCCAGAATGTGCAAATAATCAGTCCATCCAGTGAGTCTCATCAGCAGGTGGTGGCAGTGGGACAGCCCCTCACATCACAACCCCAGGGCACTGTAGTG ctcacagccaaaaacatccagtgtaTGCGGACTCTCTTGAACCTGGCTCATTGCCACGGGGCTGTATTGGGAACCTCCTGGCAGCTTGTGCTTGCTACCCTGCAG CATCTGGTATGGATTCTGGGTCTAAAACCAGGAGTTGGAGGAGCGTTGAAGCCTGGCAGAGCGGTTGAGGGTCCGAGTACT GTTCTTACAACTGCTGTAATGACTGACCTGCCCGTCATCTCCAGCATCCTCTCCAGACTCTTTGAAAGCTCACA GTACTTGGATGATGTCTCCCTCCATCACTTGATCAATGCCTTGTGTTCCCTGTCCATGGAAGCTATGGAGATGGCATATGGAAATAACAAG GAACCGTCTCTGTTTGCAGTCGCTAAGCTGTTGGAAACGGGCCTGGTGAATATGGACCGTATAGAGATCTTGTGGAGACCCCTAACTGCACATCTACTGGAG gtgtgCCAGCACCCTAATGCTCGTATGAGGGAGTGGGGAGCCGAGGCTGTTACGTCTCTAATCAAAGCTGGCCTTGCCTACAAGCATGACCCTCCCCTGTCTCAGAACCAG AGGCTGCAGCTGTTGTTGTTGAACCCTCTGAAGGAGCTGTCTAACATACTGCATGCTGACATCAGGCAGAAACAGCTCGAATGTGTTCTGCAGATTCTGCAGAGTCAAGGAGATAGCCTTGGTCCAGGCTGGCCTCTAGTGCTGGGGGTCATCGGAGCAATCCGCAATGATCAGGG TGAATCCTTAATCCGAACAGCCTTCCAATGTCTCCAGTTGGTGGTGACTGACTTTTTACCCACCATGCCTTGTACGTGCCTCCAGATCGTCGTGGATGTAGCTGGCAGCTTTGGTCTTCAAAACCAGGAACTGAATATCAGCCTGACCTCTATAGGGCTTTTG TGGAACATTTCAGACTATTTCTTCCAGCGGGGAGAGATCATTACAGAGGAGCTAGAAAAGGAGGAGGCTGTTCTGCTAAAACAGTCCCGAGAGAACGGAGAGCCTCTGAACAGACCCTTTCATCCTGCTCCCCCGTTCGACTGTCTGTGGTTGTGTCTCTACGCCAAGCTGGGAGAACTGTGTGTAGATCCTCGGCCTGCCGTCAGGAAAAGTGCTGGACAAACAATGTTCTCAACTATTGCTGCCCATGGAACCCTGCTGCAGCAGGCCACGTGGCACATAGTGGTGTGGAAG GTGCTTTTTCACTTACTGGACTGCGTGAGGAAGTCTTCCACCACTGCAGATAAGGAGAAGATTGAATCAGGTGGCGGAAACATCCTCATCCACCACTCACGGGACACTGCAGAGAAACAATGGGCAGAGACTTGGGTGCTGACCTTAGCTGGCGTTGCTCGCATCTTTAACACCAGGAGATACCTGCTCCAGCAACTGG GTGATTTCTTCAATGCCTGGGAGGTCTTACTGGACCACATTCAGTCAGCAGCACTtagcaaaaacaatgaagtatcCCTCGCTGCCCTTAAGAGTTTTCAGGAGATCCTCCAGCTGGTCACACCTGTTAAAGACACGGACAAGCCAGATGCTCTGGGTGCTATGGACATTCCCCCTGTGCTCATGGACCCACTCACGGCATCAGGCCCTGGCAGACCCCTGCCTCGCTCAGACTCTCTCGCTGAGCGACTGGCTCAACGCTACGGTGCCCAGCCTCCACCGCCTCCACCTGGAGAGGAGCAGGACGACTCTGCCCTCTGGTGGTCAGCATGGAGCACTTGGTACCGAACAGGGATTGAATGCACGAGGCCTCCGAGTGGTGGCACAGATAAACTAGCCTTTGTGCCCAGTCAGCCCTTTCTAACAGCGCTGATCCAGATTTTTCCTGCCCTCTACCAGCACATAGCAGGCGGATTTAGCATGGAGGACTTGCGCAAGTTGGGGGTCATACTGCATGGAGCAGTGTCTGTACCCATAAGCTCAGACGCTTCCCCCTTTATTCTGCCCTCCTACACAGAGGCAGTGCTCACTAGTCTACAGGAGGCTGTACTCACAGCACTGGATGTGCTGCAGAAG GCAATCTGTGTTGGTCCTGAGACCCTGCAGGTGATGTACCCTGCTATCTTTGAGCAGCTCCTACAGTTTGTCGAGTTCTCTTGCAAGCCGCCACAGTACGGCAAAATGGAAACCAAGCATGTGGCTAATGCTAAATATAATCAG ATCCAACTGTTTGCACCG GCAGAATGGGTGGCCTTAAATTATGTGCCGTTTGCTGAGAGGTCTCTTGAGGAGGTGGTAGACCTGTATCACAAAACTGCCTGCCACAAAGCTGTCATTAATGAGAAAGTGTTACAGAGCATCATTAAG ACTCTGAGAATGCCCTTGGGGCTGAAGTATGCCTGTCCTGCAGAGAGCACCTGGAAGCTGGCAGTTTCCTCTCTGCTCAAAGTTCTCTCCATTGGCCTCCCTGTCGCCCGGCAGCAGGCCTCCTCGGGCAAGTTTGACACTATGTGGCCCGAGCTAGCCAATGCCTTTGAGGACTTCCTCTTCACCAAAAG CACACCTCCTGATAACCTGTCCATTCAAGAGTTCCAGAAGAATGAGTCCATTGATGTTGAG GTGGTGCAGTTGATTAGCACAGAGATTTTGCCCTATGCCAATTTCATCCCCAAAGAGTTTGTAGGTCAGATCATGGCCATGCTCAACAAAGGATCCATCCACTCCCAGTCCTCTTCCTTTACAG agGCAGAGATTGATATCCGGATGCGGGAGGAGTTCTCTAAAGTGTGCTTTGAGACCCTCTTGCAGTTTTCCTTCAGTAATAAAGCAAGTACACCACAGGAGGGCTATATCTCGCGCATGGCtctctcagtgttgctgcagagAGCACAGGACGTGCTCCGCAGATATGTCGAGGACGAGAGACTCAGCGGACGCTGCCCACTGCCTAG TGCACTCAGGATGGAGCTAGAATGCCATCCGTACAG gCAACAAGTGACAGAAATCATTTTTGTCTTAAAAGCTGTTAGCACGCTCATGGATTCCCTCAAAAAGACACAACCTGAGAATG TGGATGGGAATACCTGGGCTCAGGTGATTGCTCTATACCCCACGCTGGTGGAGTGTATCACCTGCTCTTCTCCCGAGGTCAGCTCTGCTCTGAAGGAGGCTCTGGGGCCTTTCAAAGACTTAATGCAGCCGCCAGTGTCCAAAGTGCAGAATGGGGAGTCGTGA